The region GTAAGGCATACCAGATGGTCTTACGCGTCGGGAACTGTTTACTGTACGTTTAAGGATGAGACAATCCCGGCAAGCCGGTCGTTACCGGAAAAGACTTTGGTTGATCTTGGCCCCTGGAACTTTGGCATGCTGGTAAAGTTTGATGAACGTTACATGAGTGGTTTCCGCTCCGAAACTTACCAGGTAACCCCGCAGGAAGGTTTTATTAAAATGACTGAGGCCATTCACCCACGCATTTTGGATGCTGTACGGGATGACATCGGTGGCGACGAGCAGCGTGTTGACAGCACCGACAGCAAATACAATAATAAAGGTATAAAGTATACCATGCTGCCTGTATGGATGAGTGCTTATAAGTACAAGGAAAAGATCTTTCAGTTTAAAATAAATGCCAGCACTGGTGAGGTAATTGGCGAACGTCCTTTAAGCATTATAAAGATCGTACTGGCTATATTGCTAGCTGTAGCACTAATAGTCGGGGGCATTTTCCTGTATAATTCACAACAACAGGCGTAAACCGTGTTGTAACTAATTCTGCAAATGATAGTTACTGTTATTTTAAAAAAGCCTTTGCAAAGCATTTGTAAATTTCTATTTTTGCAATCCCAACACGGTAGATGTAGCTCAGTTGGTTAGAGCATCGGTTTGTGGTACCGAGGGTCGTGGGTTCGAGCCCCATCATTTACCCTTAAAGTCCTGGTAGTTTTGCCGGGACTTTTTTGTTTAACAATATTTAGGAATGATCGAGATCTATACAGACGGTGCATCAAGCGGGAACCCGGGTCCGGGTGGTTACGGCGTGATCTTAAGATCTGGCAACCACTATAAAGAATTGAGCGCGGGGTTCCGTAAAACCACCAACAACCGTATGGAACTGCTGGCAGTGATCACCGGGCTGGAAGCGCTGAAGAGCCCTAATCAAAATGTAACCATCTTCTCCGATTCTAAATACGTTATTGATGCCATTGAAAAACGATGGGTAAATGGCTGGCTGGCTAAAGGGTTTGCCGGCAAGAAAAACAAAGATTTGTGGCTTAGGTACCTTTCTGTAGCCAAATTGCACAACGTAAAATTTGTATGGGTGCGCGGCCATAATGGGCATCCGGAAAACGAACGCTGCGATCAGCTTGCAGTAGCTGCAGGCAAACAAAAGGACCTGCTAATCGACTCGGTATTTGAAATGGAGAACCGATAGCCTACTTTCCGCCTAGTTCAATAACTTCCAAGCCGGTTATTTTATCTTCATTGATATTAAAGCGCATTAAGGTTCGCACCTTATGCCAGCCTTGTTTACCTGCTGCACCAGGGTTCAGGTGCAGGCAGCTGATCTTTTTATCATAGATCACCTTTAAAATATGCGAGTGCCCGCTAATGAATAATTGCGGCGGGTTAAGGTAGATGTCCTTTTTAACAGCAGGCGCGTACCTATCAGGATACCCCCCAATATGCGTCATCCATACATCTACATTCTCACATTTAAAGCGCAGGTTTTCCGGATAAACCTGCCGCAGGTCGGCACTGTCTATATTGCCATATACACCTTTTAGCGGTTTAAAAGCAGCTAGTTGATCGGCTAATTGCAACGATCCAAAATCGCCCGCATGCCATATCTCGTCGCATGATTCAAAATGTTTATACACCGCTTCATCCAAATAATTGTGGGTGTCTGATGTAAGGCCTATCCGCATTTGTGAATAATTAAAATATTGTCAGAAAATTTTTCAACGTGTCCCGGTATTCTGTCGAATAAACCTTCTGCTGTTCGTATATTGTGAGTTCAGCCTCTGTTACTACATTGGTTAGTTTGCCAAACGTAACTATCTCACGATGCGGTTGCGACTGCGGGAATGAGCTGATGTAGGTAATCGCTTGCAGGTGCAAACCCTTTGCCAGGAACAGGTCATTCACCAGGTCAGCAATCTCTGGCGGCAGCACCATTGTACAGCTTCCATCCTGCGTTAGGTGATCCGCCACGCTACTAACCAACTTTTCAAAAAAACCTTCATCGGTATGCCTCGCCATGCTCTTTTGAGCTCCTTTGGACGCTAGTGAATTCAGAAAAAAAGGAGGGTTAGAAACAATCAGATCATATCTGGTTTGATTATCACTGTTTAAATGCTCCTCAAAACTCATCGGGAATATGCTAAGTCGATCCCTGAAATCAGACTTTTCGAAGTTTTCCCCCGCTGTTTTAGCTGCCGATACATCAATATCAACGGCATCAACCCTCGCAGTAGGAAACCGTTGCGCCAGCATCAAAGCAACGACACCGGTACCCGTACCAATGTCTAAGATGCTTTCGGGCGTACCCTCTCCTGCTATGGCTCCCAGTAAAACTCCGTCGGTGTTTACCTTCATGGCACAGCCGGCCTGGTTTATACCGAATTGTTTAAACCGGAATATATCCATCAATTAATTTGCCTATTTTCATACCCGATTTAACCTTAGGGCTTTTATAATGCTACCCGTTATCCCCCGAATAAAGCGCTATTTTAAAAAGCCAAAAGTAATTATTATCAGCACCATTTTACTGGCGCTTGGGGTATGGTTTGCCTTTTGTTTGCCTCGTCCGCTATTTAACAGTCCTACTTCATTTGTAATTGATGATGACAAAGGTGAACTGCTTGGCGCTTCTATAGCATCAGACGGGCAATGGCGGTTTCCGTATAATGACAGTGTGCCCCAAAAATTTAAACAATGCATTATCGCCTTTGAAGACAAGCGCTTTATGCACCATTTAGGGTTCGACCCTCTGGCTTTCGGCCGGGCTGTAAGGCAGGCTATCAAACGAGGAAAGGTGACCAGCGGCGGCAGTACACTTACCATGCAGGTAGCACGCCTGGCCACACACCACAAGCGAACTGTACTAAATAAAGTAGGTGAGATTTTTATGGCTACGCGGTTAGAGCTTGGCTACAGCAAAAACGAGATTTTAGCCATGTACGCCAGCAATGCGCCGTTCGGAAGCAACGTAATCGGGCTTGATGCTGCATCGTGGCGCTACTTCGGGCGAAGCCCGGATAAACTTTCATGGGGAGAAATGGCGGCTTTGGCGGTACTTCCTAATTCACCGTCACTGGTACATCCGGGCAAGAACCGCCAAATCCTGCTGAGAAAAAGAAACCTGCTGCTAAACAGGCTTTACAAGCAGGGTGTAATAGACAGCACTACAGCAAAGCTTGCCGAGTTTGAACCAGTGCCGGAAAAACCTGTAGCACTGCCGCAAATGGCCCCACACCTGCTGCAACGTTTTAAGAACGATCACAAAGCTAATCCTGAGGGAACAACACGTATCACTACAACACTTAGGACCAACCTGCAGCATCAGGTTACAGACATATTGGAGCAGCATCACCAGGTACTAAAAGCTAATAGTATTAATAACATTGCTGTCATAGTTTTAGACGTAGAGACAGGTGCTACCCTAGCCTATGCAGGTAACGTAGCTCACCGCGAAGACCCTGAAATGGAAAGCAATGTAGACGTAATAGACGCGCCACGCAGTCCAGGCAGCACGCTAAAGCCACTGTTGTATGCCTCTATGCTGCACGATGGTTTTATACTTCCAAACAGCCTGATTGCCGATGTACCTACGCAAATTGCAGGGTACCATCCGGAAAACTTCGATCTCGGTTACGACGGTGCAGTGCCCGCCTCAACGGCCCTAGCGCGTTCCCTCAATGTACCTGCCGTAAAAATGCTGCAGCAATATAAGTATGAGCGCTTTTATGATGTGTTGAAAAAAGCGGGAGTTACAACGCTAAAACAGCCGGCAGATCATTACGGTTTATCGCTGATTTTGGGTGGCGGCGAGAACACGTTATGGGAGCTTTCAGGTATTTACGCAGGCATGGCCCGGGTGCTTAACCACTATAACAACAACGGTGGCAAGTACGATTCTGACGACTATCATCAGCCTGTTTACTCGCCAAGACCGGCAGCGGAGAAGAATTTGGAGAAAAGCGGTTTACTGGATGCAGGCTCCATATACTATACGCTACAAGCCATGGAAGAAGTGATGCGTCCCGGCGAAGAAATGCTTTGGCAGCAGTTTAGTTCTACACAGCGCATAGCATGGAAAACAGGCACCAGCTTTGGCTTTCGTGATGGCTGGGCAATTGGCATTACGCCAAAATACGTGGTAGGGGTTTGGGTGGGTAATACTGATGGCGAAGGTCGTCCGGGTTTAACCGGAATAAACACGGCAGCTCCCGCCCTCTTTGAAATATTCAGGCTCTTGCCTGCAGCCCGCGACTGGTTTGAAATACCAATTGGCGAAATGGTAAAGATCAGCATATGTAAAGAGAGCGGTTTTAGAGCAGGACAATACTGCAACAACACGGTTGAGCAATATGTACCCCGCGGAGGGTTAAAGGCACCGGTATGCCCGTGGCACAAGCTGGTACACCTTTCACCCGACCTGCAATGGCAGGTAAATGGCAATTGCGAACTGCCTGACAATATTGTGAATCGCCCCTGGTTTGTATTGCCGCCATCAATGGAATATTACTATAAAGCAAAAAACTACCAGTACCATGTTTTACCACCTTTTAAGGCTGGCTGTGGTGAAGGAGATTACGGCAACCTGATGGAGTTGATTTACCCAAAAGAGAATGCAAAAATATATGTTCCGGTGGAGGCAGATGGTAAACGGGGCAGGGTAATATTTAATGCGGCGCACCGGCAAACGGGCATCAAAATCTTTTGGCATCTCGACGGTAAGTACGTGGCTGAAACAACTGCGTTCCACCAGGTTGCACTTAACCCTTCTCCGGGCAGGCACAAGTTAACGCTGGTTGATGCAGATGGCAACACCTTGCAGCTTAACTTTGAAGTGCTCGATAAAAATAAATAGCCTATTTTAGTGCATGCTTGAACAATACGACCTTGGCAACATGATGGTGCTGGATATTGAAACAGTACCTCAGTACCCTAGTCACGATATGGTACCTGAACACCTACAGCACTTGTGGGATGCAAAGACACAGTACCAGCGCAAAGAAGAACCCGCAGAAACCTTCTACGAACGTGCCGGCATATGGGCCGAGTTCGGGAAAATCGTTTGTATATCTGTAGGTATATTTTTAAACGGTAAAAAGACAGGCTTGCGGGTAAAGTCTTACGCCGGTGACGACGAGAAAGAACTACTTGAAGATTTTAGCCGGATGCTTAGCAGCCAGCCTGCAAGCATTATACTTTGCGCGCACAACGGTAAAGAGTTTGATTTCCCGTATATATGCCGCCGAATGCTGATAAATGGCGTACAGTTTCCACCTCACCTGCAAATAGCCGGCAAAAAGCCTTGGGAAATAAATCATTTAGATACCATGGAATTGTGGAAGTTTGGCGATTACAAGAGCTATACCTCATTAAGCCTGCTTACCGCTATCTTTGATATCCCCACCCCTAAGGACGACATTGACGGCAGCCAGGTAGGACACGTATACTGGGTGGAAAAGGACCTGCCACGTATATGTACCTACTGCCAAAAGGATGTTGTTGCAACGGCGCAACTCTTGCGTAAATATCGCGGCGAACCGTTGATTGAGGAAGAATGTATAACTGTTGTGGGCTAATGCATTTCAAAATTAATGTTGATTCATGCTGTACTGCTTTATCTTACCGATTGGTTTTCCGCTTAGAAGTAGCAGATACTTAGGACAAAGCAAAGGCTGAAGTTGTTATTGATTTGCGCGAAGACATGAGTGTAAACAAGCACAAATTGGTAAGTTAAAGGCATTTAACCGCGCGCTGCTGAACCTTCACCAACTGATAAGAGTATACCTGTTACTGATTTTTATCTAAAAATATTGGCATGGTGCAAGGCTCAGCAATAAAATTTTACGCCTTTGCTTCCTCCTCTACATGTGTTATAATTTCTCGTATGGATTGATCGAGTTGTTCACCTGCTTTACCTAATTTTTCGAGCGTTTCCTTATCAACAATGTGATCACTTATTTCTATTACACTAATTAACCCCATAATGGATGCCAGAGGCTTACGCAATTCGTGCGACTGAATAAAAGCAATGTTAGCAAGTGCTTTGTCTTTCTTTTCATTGCTTAAAACTGTTAAACGGTTGTTTTTACTAATAAGCCTATACTGCAGGAACATAATAATTGTAAAAACAATAAATAGTACACAGCCTGCTACCGTAACTACTAACTGCCTGTTTTTTATTGCTTGTTTTTTATCCATTAACGCCAAAGCTTCATCTTTCTTAGCAGATTCATATTTAATCTGCAACTCACTTAGCTGCACTTCGTTTTTCCTTACCTGCAAAGAATCACGCATATTTTGCGATCGCCTGATGTAAGCTAATGCCGTTTTATAATCATTTACAGAGTAATAGCAGTCATAAAGGTGCTTGTAAAGCTCCATTTCCCTGTAAGGTTCATTCAGATTTCGGGCAATTGCAAGCGCTTTATTTACATAGCTGAGGCCTTTTTCCCGGTCGCCTTTATAAAACAATGCTTGCCCAAGCCAACAGTAACCATAAGTAAGCGAGCGCTGCTGGTTGTGTTTAGTTGAAAGTTGGATGCCTTTACCGGCGTATAAGATCGCTTTGTCGTAAACATTTTTATCAAGGTAATACTGCCCAACGTTATCATACAACGGGATTCGCTTCACCTCATATTTGGGGCTTGACTCGGCTATCTTAAGTGCTCTTAACTGTACATTTAAAGACGTATCTGCAAACACGGTATCTACAAGAAATACTTTACGCTTGTTATGTATCAACATAGCTTTCAGGCTCAGTAATCCAATTATCTTGGCTGTATCTGCATTTACAACTGCCCAATGCAAACCTTTCTGTTGCGCTACTAAAGCCATTTTATAGTTGGCATTCTCTTTATGAAGGTTACTTATCAATCCATACAGTTCGGGATAAACAGCTTTTATATTGTACCGTTCTACATCCGCAAGGCATTTAATTGCCTCGTCCATCGCTTGCGGATGGCGGCTGGCCATCCATAAATAGTGAGCTTTAAACAACCTGCCATAAACCTTAGCCTTTCCGATGCCATTTTGTTGTCCTAAGGCGAGCAATTTTTTTGAAATTTCTAACAAAGAATCTGCATCAGCATTCTCCAACCTTTCACCACGGCTAACAAGCGCTTCTATCGAGGCTGATGTTTTTGTTGATTCAGTTGGCAACCTTGGCTTCTCTCTACAACTTAACAACAAAATAATACCTGCTGGTAAAAGCAATAACCGGTATAGATGAGCATTCATTTATTTCGTGAAGGTTTATGTTTATTAACTGACTAAATGTACATAAAACCACGATATACTCTACCACGAGTTTTTATCTACATAAATCAACTACAAACAAAACCAATCATCTTTCCGTATCTTTAACGCGTTACATTTATTTATGTCTAAAAAGAAAAAACACGCATCGTCCATTGATCAGGTACTTACCCAAATGGTGCTGGACGTATTCGAAGAAAATGGGAATACCCCGTTGAATTACAAACAAGTTTCATCTAAACTGAACGTACGCGACCCTGATGCGCGCCGCGTTATACTCGATATTTTGAATGACGAAACCTTTAAAGGTGTCATGAAAGAAGCCTCTCCAGGCAAGTTTCAATTACTTGAACTCAAAACCTTTGTAGAGGGTAAGGTTGATCTCACCAATGACGGCTCGGCGTTTATCGTAACAGATGACCCTGCCGAAACCGACATATATGTTGCTCCGCGTAAACTTCGCAACGCCCTAAATGGCGACCGGGTGAAGGTTTACGTTTATGCAAAAAGCAAGGGAAAACGCCAGGAAGGCGAAGTAGTAGAGATACTAAAGCGCAACAAAATGGAGTTTACCGGCATCGTAAAACTGTCGGAACACTTTGCATTTTTTATCCCCGACGACCGGAAGATGATGCATGATATTTTTATACCGCTTACAGATCTTAACGGGGCAGTAAACGGTATAAAGGCAGTTGCCGAAATTACCGACTGGCCTGCTGGCGCTAAAAACCCTGTTGGGCGTATAAAGCATATTTTAGGCAACCAGGGCGAGAACGATACAGAGATGAACGCTATACTGGCAGAGTATGGCTTTCCCCTTTCCTTCCCTGCTGATGTTGAAAAAGATGCGGATGAAATATCTGACGTGATAAGTGCAGATGAAGTTGCCAAACGCCGCGATTTTCGGGATGTGCTTACCTTTACTATAGACCCGGTAGATGCCAAAGATTTTGACGACGCGCTGTCGTTCAAAAAACTGGAGAACGGCAATTATGAGGTAGGTGTACACATTGCCGACGTTGCGCACTACATCATACCCGACTCAGCACTGGACAGGGAAGCATACGAACGCGGAACATCGGTTTACCTGGTAGATCGTGTGATACCGATGCTGCCTGAAAGGCTTAGTAACGGCTTATGCTCGTTGCGGCCAAAAGAAGATAAACTATGTTTTGCTGCGGTATTTGAACTGGATGAAAACGCCAATGTTATTACCGAATGGTTTGGCAAAACTGTTATTCACTCGGACAGGCGCTTTAGCTATGAGGAAGTGCAGGAGGTAATTGAGACAAAGACGGGCGACTACGTTGAAGAAATTGAAAAGCTTAACGCCTTGGCTTACA is a window of Mucilaginibacter terrenus DNA encoding:
- the rnhA gene encoding ribonuclease HI, translated to MIEIYTDGASSGNPGPGGYGVILRSGNHYKELSAGFRKTTNNRMELLAVITGLEALKSPNQNVTIFSDSKYVIDAIEKRWVNGWLAKGFAGKKNKDLWLRYLSVAKLHNVKFVWVRGHNGHPENERCDQLAVAAGKQKDLLIDSVFEMENR
- a CDS encoding metallophosphoesterase family protein, whose translation is MRIGLTSDTHNYLDEAVYKHFESCDEIWHAGDFGSLQLADQLAAFKPLKGVYGNIDSADLRQVYPENLRFKCENVDVWMTHIGGYPDRYAPAVKKDIYLNPPQLFISGHSHILKVIYDKKISCLHLNPGAAGKQGWHKVRTLMRFNINEDKITGLEVIELGGK
- a CDS encoding tRNA1(Val) (adenine(37)-N6)-methyltransferase; translation: MDIFRFKQFGINQAGCAMKVNTDGVLLGAIAGEGTPESILDIGTGTGVVALMLAQRFPTARVDAVDIDVSAAKTAGENFEKSDFRDRLSIFPMSFEEHLNSDNQTRYDLIVSNPPFFLNSLASKGAQKSMARHTDEGFFEKLVSSVADHLTQDGSCTMVLPPEIADLVNDLFLAKGLHLQAITYISSFPQSQPHREIVTFGKLTNVVTEAELTIYEQQKVYSTEYRDTLKNFLTIF
- the pbpC gene encoding penicillin-binding protein 1C, yielding MLPVIPRIKRYFKKPKVIIISTILLALGVWFAFCLPRPLFNSPTSFVIDDDKGELLGASIASDGQWRFPYNDSVPQKFKQCIIAFEDKRFMHHLGFDPLAFGRAVRQAIKRGKVTSGGSTLTMQVARLATHHKRTVLNKVGEIFMATRLELGYSKNEILAMYASNAPFGSNVIGLDAASWRYFGRSPDKLSWGEMAALAVLPNSPSLVHPGKNRQILLRKRNLLLNRLYKQGVIDSTTAKLAEFEPVPEKPVALPQMAPHLLQRFKNDHKANPEGTTRITTTLRTNLQHQVTDILEQHHQVLKANSINNIAVIVLDVETGATLAYAGNVAHREDPEMESNVDVIDAPRSPGSTLKPLLYASMLHDGFILPNSLIADVPTQIAGYHPENFDLGYDGAVPASTALARSLNVPAVKMLQQYKYERFYDVLKKAGVTTLKQPADHYGLSLILGGGENTLWELSGIYAGMARVLNHYNNNGGKYDSDDYHQPVYSPRPAAEKNLEKSGLLDAGSIYYTLQAMEEVMRPGEEMLWQQFSSTQRIAWKTGTSFGFRDGWAIGITPKYVVGVWVGNTDGEGRPGLTGINTAAPALFEIFRLLPAARDWFEIPIGEMVKISICKESGFRAGQYCNNTVEQYVPRGGLKAPVCPWHKLVHLSPDLQWQVNGNCELPDNIVNRPWFVLPPSMEYYYKAKNYQYHVLPPFKAGCGEGDYGNLMELIYPKENAKIYVPVEADGKRGRVIFNAAHRQTGIKIFWHLDGKYVAETTAFHQVALNPSPGRHKLTLVDADGNTLQLNFEVLDKNK
- a CDS encoding 3'-5' exonuclease, which codes for MLEQYDLGNMMVLDIETVPQYPSHDMVPEHLQHLWDAKTQYQRKEEPAETFYERAGIWAEFGKIVCISVGIFLNGKKTGLRVKSYAGDDEKELLEDFSRMLSSQPASIILCAHNGKEFDFPYICRRMLINGVQFPPHLQIAGKKPWEINHLDTMELWKFGDYKSYTSLSLLTAIFDIPTPKDDIDGSQVGHVYWVEKDLPRICTYCQKDVVATAQLLRKYRGEPLIEEECITVVG
- a CDS encoding tetratricopeptide repeat protein, producing MNAHLYRLLLLPAGIILLLSCREKPRLPTESTKTSASIEALVSRGERLENADADSLLEISKKLLALGQQNGIGKAKVYGRLFKAHYLWMASRHPQAMDEAIKCLADVERYNIKAVYPELYGLISNLHKENANYKMALVAQQKGLHWAVVNADTAKIIGLLSLKAMLIHNKRKVFLVDTVFADTSLNVQLRALKIAESSPKYEVKRIPLYDNVGQYYLDKNVYDKAILYAGKGIQLSTKHNQQRSLTYGYCWLGQALFYKGDREKGLSYVNKALAIARNLNEPYREMELYKHLYDCYYSVNDYKTALAYIRRSQNMRDSLQVRKNEVQLSELQIKYESAKKDEALALMDKKQAIKNRQLVVTVAGCVLFIVFTIIMFLQYRLISKNNRLTVLSNEKKDKALANIAFIQSHELRKPLASIMGLISVIEISDHIVDKETLEKLGKAGEQLDQSIREIITHVEEEAKA
- the rnr gene encoding ribonuclease R, with translation MSKKKKHASSIDQVLTQMVLDVFEENGNTPLNYKQVSSKLNVRDPDARRVILDILNDETFKGVMKEASPGKFQLLELKTFVEGKVDLTNDGSAFIVTDDPAETDIYVAPRKLRNALNGDRVKVYVYAKSKGKRQEGEVVEILKRNKMEFTGIVKLSEHFAFFIPDDRKMMHDIFIPLTDLNGAVNGIKAVAEITDWPAGAKNPVGRIKHILGNQGENDTEMNAILAEYGFPLSFPADVEKDADEISDVISADEVAKRRDFRDVLTFTIDPVDAKDFDDALSFKKLENGNYEVGVHIADVAHYIIPDSALDREAYERGTSVYLVDRVIPMLPERLSNGLCSLRPKEDKLCFAAVFELDENANVITEWFGKTVIHSDRRFSYEEVQEVIETKTGDYVEEIEKLNALAYKLRERKFKAGAINFETTEVKFKLDETGKPTGVYVKERKDAHKLIEDFMLLANRKVAEFVSKMGKGKHKYTFVYRGHDSPKPDALANFAQFAARFGYKINTKSDKEIARSLNHLMEDVEGKKEQNVLTHLAIRSMAKAIYTTQSTSHYGLAFSHYTHFTSPIRRYPDVMVHRLLFHYLNGGQSANADHYEELCKHSSAMEKKAADAERSSVKYKQAEYLRDQVGNVFTGIISGVTEWGMYVEIIENKCEGMIRLRDISDDFYTLDEKNYAIIGQRKKKVYQLGDEVKIRVKQVDLTKKQIDFSLVQD